Within the Candidatus Methylomirabilota bacterium genome, the region TGCCAGCTGGTACAAGGGTGTGATCCTCCGACCGTTGCCTTTTCCCGATGGGCGCATTTCGTCCGGCGCCATCAGCAACAGACCCGTTGGTGTCGCGCACCGGGTGAAACCTGGGGGCGAAAGCTGGTCGCCGACTCGAGCCTCCTCCGTTCAGATGAGGTACGTGAAGTCACGATTGTCCCGGAATACCGGAAGGAGCTTTCCGTCATCTGCGAAAAGGCATCTGCCTATTGGAGATTTCTGAAGGAGATGCACCGCCGGTCCTATCCTGAGGGCCTTCCCGGTGTTCTCCAGCAAGCAGCGCTCTTGTGGCAACATCACTTCTTCTTCGAGTTCCATGAGCTTTTGGAGGAAGTATGGATGGAATGGCGGGGCCCCGAGCGTCCCTTCCTACAGGGACTTATACAACTTGGCGTCGCGTTTTATCAGATCCAGCGGAACAATTACCGCGGCGCCATGAGCATGTTCCGGAACGGGTTGGCCAAAGTTGAGCCCCATGCTCCCCGATACTGTGGTGTGGATCTCAAAAAGTTCCTCGAGCAAATTGAGAAATGCCGTCAACGTGTAGCGCGATTAGGCCCCGGTCGCTGCCACCAGTTTGACTGGACCCTCCTCCCTCAACTAGAGGTATCCATGTCGCGGCAGCCGCACGCCGGCACGAGGAGGCGTTAGCAGTCGGCTGTCAGCGTAAGCACAAATAAGATCAGCAATGTCTGCCCGCAAAGCACGACCACAAAGCACAAAGCCTTCTCAAGGCTCGATCAATTCATGCCGAACCCAGAGTTCCGAAAGTTGCATCCGACGGCAAGTGAGATGTTACGGTTCTTGAGGGGAAAACCCCAAGAACATATCTTGAGATCCTCCATGGGGCACTGTATGGACAACAAGCGACTTGACCCCTAACCCCCCTCAAAAGGATCCTTATCTCTCGTGTCAAGATTCCACCCCGGTGGTTGATAAGAAGGGTGAGGAGACACAAAGATGAGTCAAGAGCAGATTTGACCCTTTCCCGCGATCATCCTGATCTCTCCACTCTGAACGCTCTGCTGTAGACTCTCAACTCTGCACTCTCAACCCGCTCTCCGTTTTCGAAATTCGAATTTCGAAATTCGAAATGTAGTAACATGCCCTCAACTCTCAACTATCCGCTAATTAAGTTGACACCAGGGCGGAAACCCCCTAACGTATTGCCAAGATTCCGGCTACGAGCCACGAGCTCTGAGCGACGAGCTGTTGATACGGCCCGCCAAATTGGGAGCACTGGGAGAGCTTGCACGGCTCCCCGGTGCTTTTTGTTTTGAATAACTAAGGCCGAATCCGTATAATTCGTGCAGGGGTTCAGGATGGGAGAAACAGAGATCATTTTCTCCGTAGAGGAGTCGCCGGAGGGCGGGTACGGGGCCAGGGCCTTAGGCCACTCCATCTTCACCCAGGCGGATACCATGGATGAATTGAAGGAGATGGTGCGCGACGCCGTCTGCTGCCACTTCAATGAAGTCGATAGACCTCGCCTCATCCGGCTTCATCTGGTCAAGGATGAGGTTATCCCAGTTTGAAGCTCCCGCGAGACCTTTCCGGGATAGAGCTGGCCTCAGCCCTTCGCCGCTATGGCTATGAGATCACAAGACAGACGGGGAGTCACCTGCGCCTCACCTCAACAGCCAAAGGAACGG harbors:
- a CDS encoding DUF309 domain-containing protein, whose product is MRSELRDKVADLLMEAIQHPERSILLFWLQAYCQLVQGCDPPTVAFSRWAHFVRRHQQQTRWCRAPGETWGRKLVADSSLLRSDEVREVTIVPEYRKELSVICEKASAYWRFLKEMHRRSYPEGLPGVLQQAALLWQHHFFFEFHELLEEVWMEWRGPERPFLQGLIQLGVAFYQIQRNNYRGAMSMFRNGLAKVEPHAPRYCGVDLKKFLEQIEKCRQRVARLGPGRCHQFDWTLLPQLEVSMSRQPHAGTRRR
- a CDS encoding 2-oxoisovalerate dehydrogenase, which encodes MGETEIIFSVEESPEGGYGARALGHSIFTQADTMDELKEMVRDAVCCHFNEVDRPRLIRLHLVKDEVIPV